The following nucleotide sequence is from Zea mays cultivar B73 chromosome 1, Zm-B73-REFERENCE-NAM-5.0, whole genome shotgun sequence.
AACTATTGTTATTTGTGTCAATGGTGCAATGCTGCTCTTGAAAGCAATGTGTGTTGATGTACTCAAGCATGCCCAACAATAGGCTGCAACACTCAAATACATAACTATTACATGGCGTTGTGAGAACCTTTTCTCTAAAATAGATACCTTGGCAGATGTCGTATCCAATATCTCTAAAGTCCTTTATATGCCTAACAAATACTCTGATCTGCTGTGTATAGAACAAAAAGCTATATCTTTATGGTACTTTTTTTACTACTGATACCCTTTACCATCTACCGTGCATTTGGGCCCGCGTAAAGACAGCTGTGACAAGCTTATTTTGGAACTTGCATAGGTTGTTTAGGCTTGCTCACTTGTTGGCTGCATGTTATGTATTTTGGTGCTTGTAAAGTGGTTTCAAAACTATATTGTGTGCCGCGTTTGCGCGTTCACCTGTTGACTGCAGGCTATGCATTTTGGTGCTTGTAAAGTTGTTTAGAACTATGTTATGTAGACAGATGGGTAAGAGCTCTGCTACATGCAGTATACCGGTTGCGCTGGTTATTTAGGTCTGCCACCTATTGGCTGCAGGCTATGTATTTATGTGCTTCTAAGGTGGTTTAGAAATATGTGGTATAGACAGAACCGTAGGGCATGTGAAGCCATTGCAACAATATCTACAATAGATTTATGCAATCTAAGTCTGAATAAAGCCATAACGGTCGGTGACTATGGAACCTTTGCTACTGTCACTATTACTAGTTGAACCCTGTATGTTGTTGACCAAATACATGTCTATTCCTTTTTTTTATGTTGAGTCATTGCAGGGCACCAGTGGAGCGTTTATATTGATCGATCTCTAGTGCAGGATAACTACTTTTTGGTGAATCCTTCATTTGACCGTTTGATCTGGTTACATCATGTACATGTTCTTATATAAACCAAACTTTTACCATCTGATTACATTTACATCTGCCAGTTTTGCGTGGGGAGATTCTACCATCCATTTTTTGGATTGTACATAGGAGCATATAACATTTGTGATCTTTTTACACTGCGCCAGGATATAACTTCATTTTTTGTTCAAGGCAAGTATAATTATTGCCTGCATGTTGTAGTTTGTATGGATGTTTGCCCTTCAACTAGAACTTAGAAGTGAAGAGTTGTGTTCTGCATTCTCAAATAGTTTTATGTTATTGCAGGGCGCCAGATGTTTTATTGTCATTAGTGTATAACCAAGTACCTTCACTACCTTAGCTAGCATATGACTCATCCTAGCTTCCATCCCACTAGATTCTAACCCTTGTCATTGATCGAAGCCTGGATAGCTTAACGGTGAGCTAGGAAAGGAGGGCCCAATATAGCTCATTATTGTTTAGGATATACGCCTAGCCCAACAAAGATCCACAGTAAAAAAAAATTCCCAATCCCTCCCGCCTCCTCCCGTGTCTGCTCTACTGCCGAGCGCCGCCGAGCGGACTGAGCTCCGTCGCCCCTGTCCACGGCCGCCGAGGCGCCTGTGGTTTTCCTTCGTATCGAAGGGTTTCTCACGTAAATGTGCTCTGTTTGTTGGTTTTCTACTCTGCCGATTCTGTTAACAGGACGAAGCTCCAGCTCCGACCCACCGTCGACTCGCCGACCAGCCGGCGCCGCCTCCTCAACTCTCAAGACTCCGGGTCTCCGCCCCACCGCCTCCCCGCCGGCGCTGCCGCGCCGAGGGCCCGAGACCCGAGCTcctccctgccccgcgcccccacGGCCGCCCTGCCGAGCTCCGGCCAGGGCCGCTCAGCCGCTGGCCGAGCTCCACCCGCGCGTTCGCGGCTCTGCGCCCCCGCCAGGCCGAGCTTCGCCCGTTCGCCGTCCGCGCCTGCGGCTTCCGCAGTCCGCACAGCTGACAGCAGTCCATTCGCCGTCCGCGCCTCCGGTCTCCGGACAGCAGTGAGCGTTAGCAACACCTTCATTTTGGCGCGTCCTCCGCCACTGGCGCGAGCGCGTGGCGACAGCAGCTGAGCGGCGGTGCCAGCGTGAGCAACCGAGCAGGCGCGGGCAGCCGAGCGAGGCAGCAGCTGCTGCGCTAATGGCACGGCCGTTCTCGTCGCTGGTGGACTCCTCGTATCGCCGCAGGATCATCGAGTGCAAAGCGGCGGCTTACTCCTTGCGGCTCCCTTCCTGCGCTAGGCCGCCCGCACGCCCCCGTTTCGCTGCCAGCTCCGACAACACTCCAGGTAAAGTTCTCTGCGAAAACGCAAACTGTTTGACCTAGTCTCAGCAGATAGGAACAATCAGTCAGCAAACCTGTCTACATGTTATTTCTATCTTTCTAAGGATGAGGTGAAAGAAATCGGGTACTAGTACTTTAGTTGATCTTTCTTGTGCAAAATGCTAACCCCAGACCTATAAGAATTACCCTGACTTATGCTTTGTGCAATCACTAGAAGTGCTCATTGATTCTTGCAAATCTAAAGATTTCAGAATGCTGCTGGTTGTGCATTCTACACAAGTTTTGTCTCGATTCTCTTTTCATCTATCTGTAGCATCCATTGCAAACCGATTCCTTAACACACTTGATTAATAATTACTGTAATAATGAACATGCCAAACTCAGGGTTGTTCTCTGTTTGTCTATCAGTTCAATGAAAGGCTATCGCCACATTTCACTGGAAaaatgtacatgcattacatatgATAGTGTGTGCTATTTCAGTACCAGATGCCAATCGTAGAGAGTAGCATTTCCTTTAGAAAATAGAAGTTAGAAGTCAAACTCCAAGCCCCAATAGATTTTCTGTGTGCTATTGTTTCTTTCTGGGTGGTATCAAATTCGCTGTTCCATTCATTTGGTTCTTTCTTTCAGCGCATGGAATTGATAGTAGCATCATTACCATTCAGACTATGACGCGGTGGGAGACCCTGAATCACATGGCTTACAAATTTGGGAGCCTTGGTAAGTCTGATGGAAAACTGGCCTTGAAGATACTGAGTTCTATTGTGGAGCGTTCAGGTTTAGACCGAATTACCTACGTTTACTGTATGGCTGTTCCAATTCTCATCCAGGCTCAAATGCATTCACAAGCAATGTCAGTGTTGAAGCATCTTGCTGTGACGGGCTTCTCCTGCACTGCTATTTTTACCTCCCTCTTGCGGACCATTTCACGTTTTGATCCCACCAACCATGTCGTTTTTGAACTCCTTGTCAAAGCATATGTCAAGGAAAGAAAAGTGCTAGATGCAGCTGTGGCAGTTCTCTTTATGGATGATTGCGGCTTTAAGGCTTCACCTGTTtcttgcaataccatcctcaatgcTCTTGTTGAGGAAGGGGAATCAAAGCATGTTTGGTTGTTCTTGAGAGAGAGTTTGGCCCGTAAGTTTCCTTTGGGTGTTACCACTTGCAATATTCTTCTGAATTCCCTATGCACCAATGGAGAATTTAGAAAGGCTGAAGATATGCTTCAGAAGATGAAGAGCTGTCACATATCTAATTCTGTCACATATAATACAATCCTACATTGGTATGTTAAGAAGGGAAGATTTAAGGCTGCCCTGTGTGTTCTAGAAGATATGGAGAGGGATAGTGTACAGGCAGATGTATATACATACAACATCATGATAGATAAATTATGTAGAATAAAGAGGAGTACACGTGCTTTCCTTTTGCTCAAAAGAATGAGGAAAGATGACTTAACACCTGATGAATGTACCTACAATACTTTGATTAATGGTTTTTTTCGTGAAGGTAAGATAAATCATGCTCGCTATGTCTTCAATCATATGCTGAGACAAAATTTGGTTCCAAGTGTAGCTACTTACACTACAATGATTGATGGGTATTGCCGAAACAGGAGAATTGATAAGGCCCTAAGTATTCTATCGGAAATGCAAATTACTGGTGTCATGCCAAGTGAACTAACTTATAGTGCTTTGTTGAATGGTTACTGCAAAGTTTCCATGCTGGGACCTGCTATATATCTTATGGAAGATCTGAAATCAAGAGGTATAACCATCAATAAGACGATGCGTACTATTCTCATTGATGGGTTCTGTCAAGTGGGTGAGATTTCCAAGGCTAAACAAATTTTGAAGAGTATGTTTGAGGATGGAATTGATCCAGATGTCATCACTTATTCAGCATTGATCAATGGTATGTGCAGGATGGCTAAGATGCATGAAACAAAAGAAATTTTGTCAAGGATGCAGAAAAGTGGAATTTTACCTAATGATGTCCTATATACAACTCTGATTTGTTACTATTGTAAGGCAGGGTATGTCAAGGAAGCACTAAAGCATTTTGTGGACATTTATCGAAGGGGGCTAGTTGCCAATCCAGTTATCCATAATGCATTATTACATGCTTTCTATAGAGAGGGAATGATTACAGAGGCTGAACACTTCAGACAatacatgtctaggatgaatatATCATTTGATTCTGTCTCCTTTAACCGCATAATTGATAGTTATTGCCACAGAGGTAACATAGTTGGGGCATTTTCAGTTTATGATGATATGGTTAGATATGGCTATTCTCCAAATGTTTGCACATATCAGAATTTGCTTAGAGGATTATGTCAAGGAGGCCACTTGGTACAAGCAAGGCAATTTATGTCCTGTCTTCTTGACATACCTTTTGCTATTGATGAGAAAACTTTCAATGCACTACTTCTTGGGATTTGCAGATATGGAACCCTAGATGAAGCTTTGGATCTATGCGAGAAAATGATAAAAAACAACTGTTTACCTGATATCCATACCTACACCATTCTTCTCAGTGGTTTTTGCAGGAAAGGTAAGATTTTGCCTGCGTTAGTCATCTTGCAGATGATGTTGGAGAAAGGAGTAGTCCCTGATACTGTTGCGTATACCTGCTTGCTGAATGGGTTGATCAATGAAGGCCAAGTGAAAGCTGCTTCTTACGTTTTCCATGAGATCATATGCAAGGAAGGCCTGTATGCAGATTGTATTGCCTATAATTCGTTGATGAATGGGTACCTCAAGAGTCGAAATGTGAATACCATAAAAAGGATGATGTCTGATATGTATCAGAATGAGGTTTATCCAAACTCTGCTAGCTATAACATACTTATGCATGGGTATGTCAAGAGGGGACAATTTTCAAAGTCATTATATCTGTACAAATATATGGTGAGGAAAGGAATCAGGCCAGACAATGTTACATATCGTTTGCTCATTCTTGGGCTTTCTGAGTGTGGGTTGATTGACATTGCAGTTAAGTTTTTGGAGAAGATGGTCTTAGAAGGCATTTTCCCTGATCGGTTAGTTTTCGATATATTGATTACAGCTTTCAGTGAGAAATCCAAGATGCATAATGCACTACAAGTTTTCAATTGTATGAAGTGGTTACATATGTCACCCAGCAGTAAAACTTTTAGTGCCATGATAAATGGATTGATCAGAAAAGGTTACTTGGACCATAGTCACAAAGTTTTACATGAGATGTTACAAGTAGGGCTTCAACCAAACCATACACACTATATTGCATTGGTCAATGCAAAATGTCGGGTTGGTGAGATTGATAGAGCGTTTAGGCTAAAAGAAGAAATGAAAGCTATTGGCATTGTGCCTGCTGAAGTTGCGGAGAGTTCAATTATTCGAGGACTTTGTAGATGTGGAAAACTTGAGGAGGCAGTCATAGTTTTCAGTAGTATGATGCGTTCAGGAATGGTGCCAACTGTTGCTACCTTCACTACTCTAATGCACAGTCTTTGCAAAGAATCCAAGATTGCTGATGCTTTGCACTTGAAGAGGCTGATGGAGTTGTGTAGATTGAGGGTTGATGTTGTCAGTTATAATGTTTTAATTACTGGTTTATGCAAAGACAAACATATCTCTGACGCACTAGATCTTTATGGAGAGATGAAATCTAAGGGTCTTTGGCCGAATATTACTACCTATATCACACTCACTGGAGCTATGTATTCAACAGGGAGAGTGCAGAATGGAGAGGAACTACTGGAGGATATAGAAGAAAGGGGACTTATTCCGGCATATAAGCAGCCTGAAAATCTTGAAAGACGGATGGAGGATGCAATTATTAGGCTGAACATGATAAGAAACTGCAGAAAGGAAGTGCCTTTTAGAGGGGTTGAGCTACTACCTCTAGACCCTAAACCCGTGTGTAGTGCTGCTAGTGATTGTAACCCCACTGAAACTCGGCAACACAAAGGAATTTGAGCATTTGACCAATATGGTTGGTACAAAACTATTGGTATCTTTTCTGAGTAGTGCTTGTGATGCCTTACATTGTTGTGTTCCTCCACTGAGGGATCCATGGATCCATCTCTAGATATGTTGAATATGTGATTTTCCTTAAAAAGCTAATTCAGGTTAGGTGTTGTGTTAATTGTATTATTGTGATTTTTTTGCTGATAATACTCTGTCTTCACTTTATCATCTTTTTGGTACTTTGGTGTTTGCAGAAATACAAAATTACCTAGGGAGGAAGAGGACCCTCACATATTTCAGTGGATCCTGGGGGCAGGTAAAAAGGGATTATGAGTGCTGATGCGTGATGTTAGGTATGATATGCATAAGTTACAGCAGGCATTCGAAGGTAAGAAGTGTTACTATGGCAATTGTTGTATCTACATTTATGTGCCTTTTGACCCCTTCTTTTAGTTAGTATTGCTAACATCTTTGCATGGAATCTCAGTGGATCTTTTATCTTCAATGGTTGGCTAGAGTGAGGAATATTAATGACCATATTTCCTTAACATCCAACTATAGCTGCTGTCCTGCACCTGCAGAGTTAGAAGCATCTTTTTTGTTGATCGTGCTTGAGCACTTTTTGTGTTTGTATCTTCACTAGTAGACAATTGACATGCATGTGTGACACACACATGTTATGAAAATCATTTCATACACAAAAGGTAAATATTAATGAAAATTTATTCAAATAAACTAATATATATTATATAGCAAATATTAATCGATCTCTGAATGATACAGTAGGGTACGGCAACATATCTACCTATAATTTTGGTTTGTACCAAAATTTGCTTTCATTTATTAAGGACAATATAAATATTTAGGTGGGTATGATGTATTGCTGAGTTCATATCACCTTCCAGCATTTTATCTACAAAGAAAACCATTCAAAATTTGCTGCCAGACATGCTTGCCGTTCGGTAGGTGCACTAATAGGAGGAAGATGGTGCTGTAGACGCACTGTAGCTAGGGTTTACTAGTACTGTAGCCGCATCCGCACTGTAGCTAGGGTTTCTGTACCAGCAGACATTCTCacatggtatcaaagccttgactgttccagccgccgccccctcccttgctccagccgccgccgccccctcccttgctctagccgccgccgccccatgGCTGGCCggccccctctcccctcctccggCGAGCTCTTCCCTCCTCTCCCTCTTTCCTACAGGGCTGCGTTGGCCGCACCCTCTCCTCCCGCGCGCGGCGCGACTCTGGCCGGGCACCCCGCGCCGCCGTCCCCTTGGCCGGGCATCCCGCGCCGCCGCCTCCCTCCACCGGATCCGGCGGGCCCGCGTCGGCCGCGCCACCACCCGCCGGGCTGGCCCTCATGGCCGGGAGCCCCGCGCCGCCACCGCCCTCCGGCGGCTCCGGCCTCCGGCCTCGCCGGCGCACAGCCCGCGTCAGTCACACCTCTGCCGCCGGGTCTGCCCGCCCCCGGCCCCGCTGCCCCTCCTCCCGTGCCTCCTGCGCCACCGGCGCTTCCTTCGCCCGCGCCGCTGACGGGTCCGGTCGGCTTCGGCTTTGCCGGTGTCTGTCCCGCGCCGATCTCCCTTCCTCCCGCGTCCCAGATCACCGTGCTCGGCCACGACGCCGCCCTGCTGTTGCCCCTGGTTTTTCCCGGTGGCACCATTGGCACGACGGTCTACAGCCAGCCGTCCTCTATCACCTCTACACTGCGTGCTCCTTCCCCTTCGGATGACGCTGCAGCCATCCTCGCTGCCACCCGTGCTGCCGTTGCGGCGGCTCGCCAGCGGGCCCATGACGCCGCTTGTGCCCTTGAGCAGGAACAGGCGGTTGTCGACGCCATCGAGCGCTAGTACGCCGAGACCTACCGTCGCCTCGCTGGCAAGGGCGTCTCGGATGGTTCTCCTATGTCCGCTCGTCACAGCGCTGACACTTTCGAGCCCGCGCCCGTCCCAGCCTCGACCCTTCGCGCCTCTCTTCACGCCCAGGCGGCGGCCCTCACCAGCATCCGGGCAACCGTCACCGACGTTCTCGCGCCGGACTCCACTCAGTATCCTCGGTGGCGCGACCAGGTCCTGCAGACCCTCCGCCGCTACGCCCTCGCCGACCACGTCCTCCCCACGGTCGCTGCACCGACGGAGGATTGGCTCCTAATGGACGAAGTGGTGCTCTCTTGGATCCATGGCACCCTCACGGCCGAACTTCAGGACATCGTTCGCGTGCCGGACGATACTGCTCACCGTATCTGGGGTGCCCTTGAGGCTCAGTTCCTCGGCAACCGCAAGACTCGGATCCTGTACCTAGAGACCGCCTTCCGCCAGCTTGTTCAGGGCGATCTCTCTGTGGACGAGTACTGCCGTCAGATGAAGACGATGGCGGACACACTCCGCACCCTTGGGGCCCCCATGACCGATGAGAGCCTCGTGCTCAACCTCCTTCGTGGTCTGAGTCCTCGCTTCGATCGCGTGGCCCCCATCCTCACCCGCATGAAGCCGTTTCCCACCTTTGCGGAGGCTAAGAACGATCTGCTTCTCGAGGAGCTTTGCCTCTCCGCCGCTGCAACCACCGCTCCCGCCACGGCCCTCTACAGCGCACCTCGGGCTGCCCCCTCCGACTCCGGGGAGGTTCCTGCTCCCCGCACTCCGGCCCCGCTGCCCTCTGGAGCTCTGCGACAGACTGCTTGCTTCGTGGGGGCTCGCAGCCGCGGTCGCGACCGTGGTCGCAAGGGCGGATGCAGTGGCGGTGGCCCGTCGGGAGGCCGTAGTGGCTCCTTGGGTGGCTCTCAGTGGCCATCCTTCTACAACCCATGGACTGGCACCATTCACATGTGGCCCGGGCCGTCCGCGGGTGCCTCAGCCCCTCGCCCCACCGCCTCTCAGCAGGTCTTCTTTGCCGCTGCACCCCCGGCGGCACCCTCGACTCCTCCCCAGCCTCAGCAAGGTCTTCTGCCACACCTGGGGTCTTCGGACCAGCCCATGTGGGGGCCTTGGACTAACGGGTGGGACGCACAGTCCCTCGCCAGCTCCTTCTCCACGATGACGCTGGCCCCGCCCACCTCAGTCTCTGACTGGGTGGCGGATTCCGGCGCCTCCTACCACACCACCCTGGACGCATGTATTCTATCTTCCACCTCCCCCGCCCACCCCTCTCTTCGCTCTTCCATCATTGTCGGAAACAGGTCCGCCCTTcccgtcacctcagtaggtgacgCGGTCCTTCCCGGTCCTTTCCGCTTAACCAACGTCCTTGTTGCCCCccacatcattcaaaatcttctttCCATACGTCAGTTCACTACTGACAACTCTTGTTCCATGGAGTTTGACCCGTTTGgtctttctgtgaaggatcttgcCACCATGACTCTTCTCGCTCGGTGTGACAGCCCCGGGCCCCTCTACACGTTTCGCCTGCTTACTCCCACTACTTCGACCTCTGCCCCACATGTTCTTGCAGCGGCCGCCTCTTCTGCgacttggcatcgtcgtctcggccaCCCCGGGCGTGATGTGATGTCCAAGCTCTCCAGTAGTACTTCTGTTTCTGGTTGTAGGGGATCTTTTGAGCACCTccgtcatgcttgtcagttaggttGCCATGTTAGGCTCCCATTCCCCACCTCCTCCTCTAGAGCAGCAGACATTTTTGATCTGATACACTGTGATGTATGGACATCCCCTGTAATTAGCATTTCTGGCTATAAGTATTATTTACTCATTCTCGATGACTTCTCGCATTATTTGTGGACTTTTCCTTTACGTCAGAAGTCGGACACTTTTCCCACCCTGTCTCACTTCTTTGCCTGGGTCTGTACTCAGTTCGGTCGCACCATCCGGAGCATCCAGTGTGACAACGGGCACGAGTTCTATAACAATGCGTCCCGTGACTTCTTCCTCTCTCGCGGCATCCACCTCCGCATGTCATGCCCCTACACGTCTCCTCCAAACGGCAGGGCTGAACGTATGATTCGCACGACGAACGATGTCGTGCTCTCTCTACTCTTTCAGGCTTCCCTTCCTGCTCACTACTGGGCTGAGGCCCTCGCCACTGCCACctacctcctcaaccgtcttcccacCAAGGCGGTGTTGCCCACCCCACTCCTTTGCTCTTTTCGGCATCCACCCCTCCTATAACCATCTTCGCGTTTTCGGGTGCGCTTGCTACCCTAATCTCGCCTCCACTGCTCCTCATAAACTAGCCCCCCGCTCCACTCGCCGTGTCTTCCTCGGATACTTCCCCGACCATAAGGGATATCGGTGTCTCGACCTCACCTCCCACAGAGTcctcatctctcgtcacgtcgttTTCGACAAGTCGGATTTCCCCCTTTCGTCCTCTCCCGCAGCCTCTCTCACCGAGCTCGACATGTTCCTCGACCCCGACTCTGTGCCCCCCACTGTCGTGCCTCCCTTCCCTGCAGGTCCGTCCACTGCTCCGCCTCGTGAGGCCCCACTTGTGACGCCCTCCCCCGCACAGCCACGTGTGGCCTCGACGCCTCCTGAGTCGCCCTGCGCGGCCCCATCGGCACCGCCCTCCCTCGCACAGCCAGCGTCCCCTCCGTCGCCTCGCGCGGCCCCGTCGTCCCCCGCACAGCCCCGTGCGGCCCCGGTGCCTCTCGGACCAACGCACACTGCCCCGTCGTCTCGCTACACCGACCCCATCCAGACGTACCAGCGCTGTGGTCGACGTGGTGCCCCGGCTCGCTCTCGCGCCGAGCCCCTGGCCTATCACCCCGTCGTCGTCCACCGGGATCCTCGACACATCCACCCGATGGTCACCCGGCGCGCGGCAGGTGCCCTCCGGGCACCTGATCGCCTGATTCTCTCCACGACCTCTTCTCCGGCTCTTCCGCCGGTGCCCACGACTGTCCGTGGTGCGCTTGCCGACCCCCAGCGGCGACATGCCATGGAAGCGGAatacgcggctctccagggtaaccacacctgggacctggtgccccCTCCCATCGgcgccaacgtggtcaccgggaaGTGGATCTTCAAGCCGAAGCTGAACGGCGACGGGTCCCTGGAGCGGTACAAAGCCCGCTATGTGCtccggggcttcacccagcgccccggggttgactatgacgagaccttCAGTCCGGTGGTCAAGCCTGCCACCGTCTGGACTGTTCTGGCTCTGTCCAGGGACTGGTCAGTCCACCAACTCGACGTGGCGAACGCCTTCCTCCACGGCACCCTGACGGAGACGGTCTACTGCACTCAACCCGTTGGGTTTGTCGACCCTGCTCACCCCGACATGGTCTGCAAGCTCAACAAgtccctctacggcctcaagcaggcccccCGGGCTTGGTATAGTCGCTTCGCCACTTTCTTGTGTTCGCAGggtttcgtcgaggccaagtcggacacgtccctgttcatcctCCGTCGCGGTCCGGACACTGCGTACCTCCTCTACGTCGGTGATATCGTGCTCACCGCCTCCTCCCCTGGGCTCCTGCGTCACATCATCTCCTGCCTCCAGCAGGAGTTTGCGATGAAGGACCTCGGGGCCCTCCACCACTTCCTAGGGGTCACCGTCGAGCGCAGGCCCCAGGGCATGTTCCTTCACCAACGGCAGTACACCGTCGACCTCCTCAAGCGCGCTGGCATGGTCGAGTGCAAGCCATGCGTGACCCCAGTGGACACCCAGGGCAAGGTCTCTGCCGCAGGCACCCCCGTCGCTGATCCGACCGGCTACCGCAGCCTTGCTGGGGCCCTGCAGTACCTCATCTTCACCCGGCCCAACATCGCTTACGCCGTCCAGCAAGTGTGCCTTCACATGCACGACCCTCGGGAGCCGCACCTCACCGCGCTAAAGCGCGTCCTGCGGTACTTGCGTGGCACCATCGACTTTGGGCTCCTCCGCCGCTCCCCGACCACGGAGCTTCGCGTCTACACCGATGCCGACTGGGCAGGCTGTCCAGACACGGGCCGGTCCACCTCGGGCTATGCCGTCTTCCTAGGGGACAGCCTCGTCTCCTGGTCATCGAAGCGCCAGCCGATCGTCTCCCGCTCCAGCGCCaaggccgagtaccgtgccgtggcaaACGACGTGGCTGAGGCGACTTGGCTCCGTCAGCTGCTTCAAGAGCTCCACAGTCCGCTAGCACGGAGCACCCTCGTCTTCTGCGACAACGTCAACGCCGtccacctctccaccaaccctgtCCAACACTAGCACACGAAGCATGTCGAGATCGATCTTCACTTTGTCCGCGAGAGGGTCGCCTGTGGAGATGTTCGCGTCCTCCACGTCCCGACCGCCTCCCAGTTCGCCGACGTCTTCACCAAAGGGCTTCCGTCCGCGGTGTTTGCAGAGTTtcggtccagtctcaacatctgcagtggctagagtttcgactgcgggggggtgttacAGATATATGTATATGGGCCTGGCCCATTAGGACACCAGTACTGTAGCCGCACTGTAGCTAGGGTTTACTAGTACTGTAACTGCAGCCGCACTGTAGCTAGGGTTTCTGTAACAACAGACATTCTCACATTGACTACAAACTTTGATAATATATTTTCTCAAATTTAAAGCACCCTAATCATGAGGTCTATATGACCAATTGGCTGCATCTAAGCTATTAGACAAACTAATGATGCATCATTCTGACTCGGACTATTAATGTTTTAAAAACATGGTGAGAACAAAACCAACTAAGAGTGTACCTGAGC
It contains:
- the LOC103643672 gene encoding uncharacterized protein isoform X1 is translated as MARPFSSLVDSSYRRRIIECKAAAYSLRLPSCARPPARPRFAASSDNTPAHGIDSSIITIQTMTRWETLNHMAYKFGSLGKSDGKLALKILSSIVERSGLDRITYVYCMAVPILIQAQMHSQAMSVLKHLAVTGFSCTAIFTSLLRTISRFDPTNHVVFELLVKAYVKERKVLDAAVAVLFMDDCGFKASPVSCNTILNALVEEGESKHVWLFLRESLARKFPLGVTTCNILLNSLCTNGEFRKAEDMLQKMKSCHISNSVTYNTILHWYVKKGRFKAALCVLEDMERDSVQADVYTYNIMIDKLCRIKRSTRAFLLLKRMRKDDLTPDECTYNTLINGFFREGKINHARYVFNHMLRQNLVPSVATYTTMIDGYCRNRRIDKALSILSEMQITGVMPSELTYSALLNGYCKVSMLGPAIYLMEDLKSRGITINKTMRTILIDGFCQVGEISKAKQILKSMFEDGIDPDVITYSALINGMCRMAKMHETKEILSRMQKSGILPNDVLYTTLICYYCKAGYVKEALKHFVDIYRRGLVANPVIHNALLHAFYREGMITEAEHFRQYMSRMNISFDSVSFNRIIDSYCHRGNIVGAFSVYDDMVRYGYSPNVCTYQNLLRGLCQGGHLVQARQFMSCLLDIPFAIDEKTFNALLLGICRYGTLDEALDLCEKMIKNNCLPDIHTYTILLSGFCRKGKILPALVILQMMLEKGVVPDTVAYTCLLNGLINEGQVKAASYVFHEIICKEGLYADCIAYNSLMNGYLKSRNVNTIKRMMSDMYQNEVYPNSASYNILMHGYVKRGQFSKSLYLYKYMVRKGIRPDNVTYRLLILGLSECGLIDIAVKFLEKMVLEGIFPDRLVFDILITAFSEKSKMHNALQVFNCMKWLHMSPSSKTFSAMINGLIRKGYLDHSHKVLHEMLQVGLQPNHTHYIALVNAKCRVGEIDRAFRLKEEMKAIGIVPAEVAESSIIRGLCRCGKLEEAVIVFSSMMRSGMVPTVATFTTLMHSLCKESKIADALHLKRLMELCRLRVDVVSYNVLITGLCKDKHISDALDLYGEMKSKGLWPNITTYITLTGAMYSTGRVQNGEELLEDIEERGLIPAYKQPENLERRMEDAIIRLNMIRNCRKEVPFRGVELLPLDPKPVCSAASDCNPTETRQHKGI
- the LOC103643672 gene encoding uncharacterized protein isoform X2; protein product: MHSQAMSVLKHLAVTGFSCTAIFTSLLRTISRFDPTNHVVFELLVKAYVKERKVLDAAVAVLFMDDCGFKASPVSCNTILNALVEEGESKHVWLFLRESLARKFPLGVTTCNILLNSLCTNGEFRKAEDMLQKMKSCHISNSVTYNTILHWYVKKGRFKAALCVLEDMERDSVQADVYTYNIMIDKLCRIKRSTRAFLLLKRMRKDDLTPDECTYNTLINGFFREGKINHARYVFNHMLRQNLVPSVATYTTMIDGYCRNRRIDKALSILSEMQITGVMPSELTYSALLNGYCKVSMLGPAIYLMEDLKSRGITINKTMRTILIDGFCQVGEISKAKQILKSMFEDGIDPDVITYSALINGMCRMAKMHETKEILSRMQKSGILPNDVLYTTLICYYCKAGYVKEALKHFVDIYRRGLVANPVIHNALLHAFYREGMITEAEHFRQYMSRMNISFDSVSFNRIIDSYCHRGNIVGAFSVYDDMVRYGYSPNVCTYQNLLRGLCQGGHLVQARQFMSCLLDIPFAIDEKTFNALLLGICRYGTLDEALDLCEKMIKNNCLPDIHTYTILLSGFCRKGKILPALVILQMMLEKGVVPDTVAYTCLLNGLINEGQVKAASYVFHEIICKEGLYADCIAYNSLMNGYLKSRNVNTIKRMMSDMYQNEVYPNSASYNILMHGYVKRGQFSKSLYLYKYMVRKGIRPDNVTYRLLILGLSECGLIDIAVKFLEKMVLEGIFPDRLVFDILITAFSEKSKMHNALQVFNCMKWLHMSPSSKTFSAMINGLIRKGYLDHSHKVLHEMLQVGLQPNHTHYIALVNAKCRVGEIDRAFRLKEEMKAIGIVPAEVAESSIIRGLCRCGKLEEAVIVFSSMMRSGMVPTVATFTTLMHSLCKESKIADALHLKRLMELCRLRVDVVSYNVLITGLCKDKHISDALDLYGEMKSKGLWPNITTYITLTGAMYSTGRVQNGEELLEDIEERGLIPAYKQPENLERRMEDAIIRLNMIRNCRKEVPFRGVELLPLDPKPVCSAASDCNPTETRQHKGI
- the LOC103643672 gene encoding uncharacterized protein isoform X3, coding for MQITGVMPSELTYSALLNGYCKVSMLGPAIYLMEDLKSRGITINKTMRTILIDGFCQVGEISKAKQILKSMFEDGIDPDVITYSALINGMCRMAKMHETKEILSRMQKSGILPNDVLYTTLICYYCKAGYVKEALKHFVDIYRRGLVANPVIHNALLHAFYREGMITEAEHFRQYMSRMNISFDSVSFNRIIDSYCHRGNIVGAFSVYDDMVRYGYSPNVCTYQNLLRGLCQGGHLVQARQFMSCLLDIPFAIDEKTFNALLLGICRYGTLDEALDLCEKMIKNNCLPDIHTYTILLSGFCRKGKILPALVILQMMLEKGVVPDTVAYTCLLNGLINEGQVKAASYVFHEIICKEGLYADCIAYNSLMNGYLKSRNVNTIKRMMSDMYQNEVYPNSASYNILMHGYVKRGQFSKSLYLYKYMVRKGIRPDNVTYRLLILGLSECGLIDIAVKFLEKMVLEGIFPDRLVFDILITAFSEKSKMHNALQVFNCMKWLHMSPSSKTFSAMINGLIRKGYLDHSHKVLHEMLQVGLQPNHTHYIALVNAKCRVGEIDRAFRLKEEMKAIGIVPAEVAESSIIRGLCRCGKLEEAVIVFSSMMRSGMVPTVATFTTLMHSLCKESKIADALHLKRLMELCRLRVDVVSYNVLITGLCKDKHISDALDLYGEMKSKGLWPNITTYITLTGAMYSTGRVQNGEELLEDIEERGLIPAYKQPENLERRMEDAIIRLNMIRNCRKEVPFRGVELLPLDPKPVCSAASDCNPTETRQHKGI